Within Streptomyces albofaciens JCM 4342, the genomic segment CAGGGACGGTGCGCGGTGGAGCTACCGCACCGAGGACGGGCGCTGCGTGCCGGACACCGCGGCGGCGGCGTAAACAGACCACCTCGCCGCGGCGCTCCGCTGTCCGGGCGCCGCGACGCGGGTGACGCCGGCGCGGGCGGGCACAGCCGCCCGCGCCGGTCAGGCGTCCAGGCCGATGGCGAAGGCCGCTTCCAGGTCGTGCTGGGAGTACGTACGGAAGGCGATGTGCGTCTCGGTGGAGGCGACGCCCGGGATCTTGCTGATCCGGCCGGGGATGACATCCGCCAGCTCGTCGTGCTGGGCGACCCGCACCATCGCGATCAGGTCGTGCGCACCGGTGACCGAGTAGACCTCGCTGACGCCCTCCAGCGCGGCGATCTTCTCCGCGATCTCCGGGATGCGGTCCACGCTGGTCTTGATGAGCACGATCGAAGTGATCACGGCTGGCTCTCTCCCTCGGTCGCCTGCTGCTTCGCCGTTCCGGCGGACCCCACACTACCCGTGGCCGCGGCGGCGCCCCGCGGCGGACGGGGGGCCGGCCGGTAGCGCACCCAGGCGTAGAGGAAGCCCACCGCGAAGCCCACGACATGGGCCAGGTAGGCCACGCCCGGGGTGCTGGGGTCGCGCTGCGCGGCGAGCCACTGGAGGAGGAACCAGAAGAGCAGCACGATCCAGGCGGGGAAGCGCAGCGGCAGGAAGAGGAGGAACGGGTAGAGACTGGTGACGCGGGCCTTGGGGAACAGGTACAGGAAGGCCCCCAGCACCCCGGAGATCGCCCCCGAGGCGCCGACCAGGGTCTGGCCGGACGCGGCGTGCGCGGCCGCGTAGCCCATCAGGGCCAGGTAGCCGGTGACGAGGTAGAAGAGGGTGAACGGCAGGCGGCCCATGCGGCTCTCGGCCATGCCGCCGAAGACGTACAGGAACAGCACGTTGCCCAGCAGGTGCAGCCAGCTGCCGTGGATGAACAGGGCGGTCAGCGGGGTGAGCAGCGCGCGCGGCGAGCCGCTCCACAGGTCGCGCGGGATGACGCCCCACCGTTCGAAGTACACGGTCTGCGCCTGGACGACGGCGTCGCCGGTGCCGTATATGCCGTTGAGGCCGGAG encodes:
- a CDS encoding Lrp/AsnC family transcriptional regulator is translated as MITSIVLIKTSVDRIPEIAEKIAALEGVSEVYSVTGAHDLIAMVRVAQHDELADVIPGRISKIPGVASTETHIAFRTYSQHDLEAAFAIGLDA
- a CDS encoding rhomboid family intramembrane serine protease, whose product is MTNVLIAVCCVLFVIGPASGLNGIYGTGDAVVQAQTVYFERWGVIPRDLWSGSPRALLTPLTALFIHGSWLHLLGNVLFLYVFGGMAESRMGRLPFTLFYLVTGYLALMGYAAAHAASGQTLVGASGAISGVLGAFLYLFPKARVTSLYPFLLFLPLRFPAWIVLLFWFLLQWLAAQRDPSTPGVAYLAHVVGFAVGFLYAWVRYRPAPRPPRGAAAATGSVGSAGTAKQQATEGESQP